A DNA window from Helianthus annuus cultivar XRQ/B chromosome 15, HanXRQr2.0-SUNRISE, whole genome shotgun sequence contains the following coding sequences:
- the LOC110911846 gene encoding pentatricopeptide repeat-containing protein At2g20710, mitochondrial produces MKLCRLTLRAQGVCRNASKNFSSFSTKLPLQTSSPSLTQRKNKNSSHGSPTFSNKTESDSSLYRRISPVGDPDLSVVPVLDQWVSEGRKVDKDSLDGIVKSLMKFRRFTHALEVLEWMTDKRYIPPTKGDIRDRLHLIYKVHGLEKAEEFYNNISQVFKGFLIDICLLNIYALEKLEDKAEAMMQKLRDSGRISTPLPFNILLNLYYNVGKWEKMDAIVNEMENAGFYQDKYSFTPRLRAYAATGNIEGLNKIMEIMEADSRVGMDCETYLIAANAFLKAGLGEKSFELLKKVENLALTTKGRHKTLHTVLYTYAKLGKKGEVDRIWKILKKEKIYNVGYRNMIISLLKLDDVEGAETVFKEWEMQGLSYDFRIPNDLIDVYVKNGELEKAEAVLNSGIEKGGTPKFHTWYSLMIGYIEVDQVLKGVEALKNAVSNYYVSPYEEPVKDKLAIVMEYLERKRNVEEMEGFMKSLVAEGVVSSTVCARLFDFITNMTSSP; encoded by the exons ATGAAACTCTGTCGTTTAACGTTACGCGCACAAGGTGTTTGCCGAAATGCCTCAAAGAACTTCAGCTCATTCTCAACCAAATTGCCCTTACAAACATCATCACCATCACTTACCCAAAGGAAGAACAAGAATTCATCACATGGGTCACCAACATTTTCCAACAAAACCGAATCTGATTCATCACTTTACAGAAGAATCTCACCAGTAGGTGATCCTGATCTTTCAGTCGTACCAGTTCTGGATCAGTGGGTCAGTGAAGGGAGGAAAGTTGATAAAGATTCTCTTGATGGAATTGTTAAATCTTTGATGAAGTTCAGAAGATTCACACATGCCCTTGAG GTATTAGAGTGGATGACTGATAAACGATACATACCCCCTACAAAGGGTGACATTAGGGACAGACTACATTTGATTTATAAAGTTCATGGTTTAGAGAAAGCCGAGGAGTTCTACAATAACATTTCACAAGTATTCAAAGGATTTCTTATTGATATCTGCCTTCTTAACATCTATGCTCTTGAAAAGTTAGAGGATAAAGCAGAGGCCATGATGCAAAAGTTACGTGATTCAGGGCGCATATCGACTCCTTTGCCCTTCAATATCTTGTTAAATCTTTATTACAATGTTGGAAAGTGGGAGAAAATGGATGCGATAGTTAATGAAATGGAAAATGCCGGGTTTTATCAAGACAAATACTCATTCACCCCTCGGTTACGTGCTTATGCGGCTACTGGTAATATCGAAGGGTTAAATAAGATCATGGAGATCATGGAAGCCGACTCACGTGTTGGTATGGACTGTGAGACGTATCTTATTGCTGCAAATGCGTTTTTGAAAGCCGGGTTGGGTGAGAAAAGTTTTGAATTACTAAAAAAGGTAGAAAATTTGGCGTTAACCACAAAGGGTAGACATAAAACACTCCATACCGTGCTTTACACGTATGCAAAGTTGGGAAAGAAAGGTGAAGTGGATCGAATTTGGAAGATTTTAAAGAAAGAAAAGATATATAATGTTGGTTATAGAAATATGATTATCTCGTTGCTGAAATTAGACGACGTTGAAGGAGCCGAGACGGTCTTCAAAGAATGGGAAATGCAGGGTTTGTCTTATGATTTTCGTATACCAAATGACTTGATCGATGTTTATGTTAAAAATGGCGAATTGGAGAAGGCAGAAGCTGTTTTGAATTCTGGTATTGAGAAAGGGGGTACTCCTAAGTTTCATACATGGTATAGTTTAATGATCGGGTATATCGAGGTTGATCAAGTCCTAAAAGGTGTCGAAGCATTAAAGAATGCAGTATCGAATTATTATGTTTCGCCTTATGAGGAACCCGTTAAGGATAAGTTAGCGATCGTTATGGAGTATTTGGAAAGAAAGCGTAATGTGGAGGAAATGGAGGGATTTATGAAGTCGTTGGTCGCGGAAGGTGTCGTTTCTTCAACTGTGTGTGCACGACTATTTGATTTCATCACGAACATGACTTCATCACCGTAA